AACTCTGTGTTTTTACCATCCTTCGCGAAAATAGATCGTCGAGCTTGATCCAGGTCAAACAATATTTCTCGTTTTGCGGGATCACGCACTAAACTTTGAACCCAGGCCACAGCAACCAACCTGACTCCGCTTTTGACTGGATTAATTCGATGCAGCGTAGAGGAAGGATAGATGATGACTGAACCCGCTTCCAATTTGATTAGTCGATTTTGACTGACCTCTTCAATCACCAGTTCACCCCCTTCGTAGTCTGAAGGTGAGTTTAAAAATAGGGTTAAAGAGACATCAGAACGGAGAGAATTTCCACTCATTAACGCGTTATCTACATGGGCCCCATAAGACATACCAGCCTCATATCGGCTAATCAGAATGGAATGTATCGCTTTAGGCTTAACTGCTGACTGAAAGGTCAGGTTATCTTTTAACGTTACTTTGATCTTCTCTTTAATGTCCTGCGCATACTCTGCTTTTGTACTGAGCTGCGTATTTTGCTTAACATGCTTTGCTGCCCAGCCAGCCGTCTTCTTGCCGTCGATAAAATCTTCTGGCTTCAAGGGGGAGACGATTGTATCTAACTCCTCTGATGAGAGCAGGTTGGGAATAGATAAGAGCATTCCAGGATTCAAAAATGATGGGTTGTCTAAATAGCTTTATTGCGAATGAGCGCTTTAGCACTACTCATTCGCCAATGAGCTTGTGGGCACATGACTTTATATCTGTAGACCTGCAGAAAATTATATACAGAAATCCGACCTAGATGAAAATTACTTTCAATAAATTTAAAGTGCAGGTAGTAACCCTTGAAAACTACTCAGATCAGTACGTTAAGCAATCATGGACAGCATCATTTTTGCGTAAGGGTGAAGAAAATACTCTTGATATACCTGATATAAGTATTGTTTTTGATTAATGAGAATATTGTTATTTATTCAAACTTAGCTTAACTCCAGCTCAATATAAGTTTGTATCCTGAAACTATCGTTAAATATGAATTACAAGCTATTGATTCTAAATATATGCTCTATTTTATTTGAGAAGAAGATTCTTTAAAGATATATATAAAGGCTACAGCTGAATGTATTCTCAATAAGCTTGAATGACTTATGCGATTTCATTGGTATTTCAGCATTATCGATTGACTATTGAATATTAAATTTGGAGTGTTATAACGATGTCTACCCAGAACCCTGCAGAAATCGCTGAAAAACTTTTTGAGGAACTTGTTTCCAGCCTAAATCTAGAGAATTTGATTGAAGGCACCTCTGATGATGATATTTTGCCGGGTTCATTTGGTGATGACATCATTGTCGGATTGAGTGGTGATGATAGGATCCTTGGCCGTGCAGGTAATGACCTTCTAATTGGGGATAAACCACCTGGTGAATCCGGCGAGTCTAGTGAATCTGGCGAATCTGGCGAATCCGGT
The Acaryochloris marina S15 genome window above contains:
- a CDS encoding Fe2+-dependent dioxygenase: MLLSIPNLLSSEELDTIVSPLKPEDFIDGKKTAGWAAKHVKQNTQLSTKAEYAQDIKEKIKVTLKDNLTFQSAVKPKAIHSILISRYEAGMSYGAHVDNALMSGNSLRSDVSLTLFLNSPSDYEGGELVIEEVSQNRLIKLEAGSVIIYPSSTLHRINPVKSGVRLVAVAWVQSLVRDPAKREILFDLDQARRSIFAKDGKNTEFNWITKSYTNLLRRWTD